A single Branchiostoma floridae strain S238N-H82 chromosome 11, Bfl_VNyyK, whole genome shotgun sequence DNA region contains:
- the LOC118425499 gene encoding uncharacterized protein LOC118425499 translates to MSSHPPKLRFITYLCPSIPVEYFETIIYYLGDKLGCDVSLLYESRFSGPPADSPDPFSLNEVDIGFMCSSPFLKLLESKANVCELLPAAPLAMHPKNSGNRPVYFSDVVVHKDNVVKYPEFKNLRGARWAYNEPTSLSGCLSTLSTLKKMGENANFFGHSVQSGSHLKSLQMVLNHTVDGAAIDSFSLMMQKAQNLDLEKNIQVIESWGPYPIQPLVFRSGLDVELKQKVTQTLLEAHTDPEMRAKLGQFGITKFVPINMSLFDRETQLQEDVKGLTSRPAYY, encoded by the exons ATGTCGAGCCATCCACCCAAGCTGCGTTTCATCACGTACCTGTGTCCCAGCATCCCTGTGGAGTACTTTGAGACCATCATTTACTACCTGGGAGACAAGCTGGGATGTGACGTGTCCCTTCTGTACGAGTCGCGGTTCTCCGGACCTCCCGCCGACTCTCCAGACCCTTTCAGTCTCAATGAAGTGGATATAG GCTTTATGTGCAGTTCGCCCTTCCTAAAGCTGCTGGAGAGCAAGGCTAACGTGTGTGAGCTGCTCCCTGCGGCTCCTCTCGCCATGCACCCAAAGAACAGTGGGAACAGACCTGTCTACTTCTCTGATGTCGTTGTTCACAAAGACAATGT TGTAAAGTATCCAGAATTCAAGAACCTCCGGGGAGCACGATGGGCTTATAACGAACCCACATCGCTCTCCGGCTGTCTGTCTACACTGAGCACGCTCAAGAAGATGGGAGAAAACGCCAACTTTTTTGGCCACTCAGTGCAGTCAG GGAGTCACTTGAAGTCCTTGCAGATGGTGTTGAACCACACAGTGGACGGAGCAGCCATAGACTCCTTCTCACTCATGATGCAGAAGGCTCAGAATCTAGATTTGGAGAAAAACATCCAAGTGATAGAGTCCTGGGGACCATACCCTATACAGCCTCTGGTCTTCAGATCAGGGTTAGATG TTGAGCTGAAACAGAAGGTAACCCAAACCTTGCTTGAAGCACATACCGATCCTGAGATGAGAGCAAAACTGGGACAGTTCGGCATCACCAAGTTTGTACCTATCAACATGTCACTGTTCGACAGGGAAACCCAGCTGCAGGAGGATGTGAAAGGGTTAACTAGTAGACCAGCTTACTACTAA
- the LOC118425497 gene encoding membrane-associated tyrosine- and threonine-specific cdc2-inhibitory kinase-like isoform X1, which yields MANPGTPRPVPHFFSEEGPFSQKKYRLANGNTPRDSQPPRPPAKSVPPVSRVFINSKLAFQRPQSVSFRGPDSLISSPHYDAGSKELFFDQCFGIVDKLGEGSFGEVFKVRSKEDGKLYAVKRSRERFRGEYDRKRKIGEAYRLEKLRRHPNCVQFYKAWEERQHLYIQTELCQCSLEQYLEQQHDIPEETVWNFLVDLLSGLKHLHDHRLIHLDIKPDNIFVSNDGVCKIGDFGLVVEVDKEDVCDAQEGDPKYIAPELLEGHFGPHADVFSLGVTILEAACDLELPRNGVGWQQLRQGMIPAAFTAGLSHELRNIIQLMMHPDYIQRPSVADILARPEVRRVLWRRRRQRAVRFVQGAVLSMYGFMSTLFHTMYLTILLPVKAIKGQPQERQQRCRHPSDWDYSYSEDDAFESEGHSKDSAESGVANLSLSTDEEFERPRFITCPSEVRFTPDVRPATPVLHHSSPMPRSSSPLHGNHTQAHLSPNLSLVTSHPYTPTSHSDSSGSSFLGDGAVMVRPGIGPKNLMNIFDDAACSDDDD from the exons ATGGCTAACCCAGGAACACCGCGACCCGTGCCGCACTTTTTCTCCGAGGAGGGCCCGTTCTCCCAGAAGAAGTACCGGCTTGCGAACGGCAACACTCCTCGGGACTCCCAACCTCCGCGCCCGCCGGCCAAGAGCGTTCCCCCGGTCAGTCGGGTTTTTATCAACAGTAAGTTAGCTTTCCAAAGACCCCAGAGTGTGTCGTTTAGGGGTCCCGATAGCTTGATTTCAAGCCCCCACTACGACGCAGGCAGTAAGGAACTTTTCTTCGACCAGTGTTTTGGAATTGTGGACAAACTTGGGGAGGGGTCCTTTGGCGAAGTATTCAAAGTTAGGAGCAAGGAAGATGGGAAACTTTACGCTGTGAAGCGATCCAGGGAAAGATTCCGAGGAGAATACGACCGCAAGAGAAAGATAGGAGAAGCTTACAGACTGGAGAAGCTGCGAAGGCATCCAAACTGTGTGCAGTTCTACAAGGCTTGGGAGGAAAGACAACATCTCTACATCCAGACAGAGCTATGCCAATGCAGCTTAGAACAGTATTTAGAACAGCAACATGATATACCCGAAGAAACTGTCTGGAATTTCCTGGTGGATTTACTGTCCGGACTGAAACACCTGCACGATCATAGGCTGATTCACCTGGATATCAAACCGGACAACATCTTTGTGTCCAATGATGGCGTGTGTAAGATTGGAGACTTTGGACTTGTTGTGGAGGTGGATAAGGAAGATGTTTGTGATGCTCAGGAAGGTGACCCCAAGTACATCGCACCTGAGCTGTTGGAGGGACATTTTGGACCACATGCTGATGTCTTCAG CCTTGGAGTGACTATTCTGGAAGCGGCCTGTGACCTGGAGTTACCCCGGAATGGTGTGGGATGGCAGCAACTCAGACAGGGTATGATCCCAGCAGCCTTCACTGCAGGACTGTCCCACGAGCTCAGGAACATCATCCAGCTCATGATGCACCCTGACTACATCCAGAGACCTTCA GTTGCAGACATCCTGGCCAGGCCGGAGGTCCGTAGAGTGTTGTGGAGAAGGAGACGTCAGCGGGCTGTGCGGTTTGTCCAGGGCGCTGTGTTATCCATGTACGGTTTCATGTCCACCCTGTTCCACACCATGTACCTCACCATCCTGCTACCTGTGAAGGCTATCAAGGGGCAGCCACAGGAGAGGCAAC AAAGGTGTCGTCATCCCTCAGACTGGGACTACAGTTACTCTGAAGACGATGCGTTTGAGAGTGAAGGGCACAGCAAAGACTCTGCTGAATCTGGTGTGGCCAACCTCAGCCTGTCTACTGATGAGGAGTTTGAACGACCCAGATTCATCACCTGTCCCAG CGAGGTGAGGTTCACTCCTGATGTTCGCCCTGCCACTCCCGTTCTGCATCACTCCAGCCCGATGCCGAGGAGCTCCTCCCCTCTCCATGGCAACCACACCCAGGCCCACCTGAGCCCGAACCTCAGCCTGGTGACCAGTCACCCCTACACCCCCACCAGCCACTCCGACAGCAGCGGTAGCAGCTTCCTGGGGGACGGGGCTGTCATGGTCCGCCCAGGGATAGGGCCCAAGAACCTGATGAACATATTCGATGACGCTGCCTgttcagatgatgatgattga
- the LOC118426144 gene encoding peptidoglycan-recognition protein SC2-like, which yields MKLLFLFLVFVPACVLGQSACDQLSMVSRAGWGAVPPRATTPLSHPTQKVVIHHSDSYWTYLFNWGGYSDQNEYMDRVREIQQDHMDKNYDDIGYNFLIDGYGNVYVGRGWDNKGAHTACCNSIAIGINFIGYFVDDLPTSAALEAGKNLIACGVAMGKIRSGYDLNCHSDLGAANGDTECPGAALCGYAKGHFPGL from the exons ATGAAGCTCCTGTTTCTATTTCTCGTTTTTGTCCCGGCCTGTGTGCTGGGTCAGTCCGCCTGTGACCAACTGAGTATGGTCAGCAGGGCCGGCTGGGGCGCAGTCCCACCCAGGGCCACCACCCCACTCAGCCACCCGACGCAGAAAGTTGTGATTCACCACAGCGACAGCTACTGGACGTACCTGTTCAACTGGGGAGGGTACAGCGACCAGAACGAGTACATGGACAGGGTGAGGGAAATCCAACAGGACCATATGGACAAAAACTATGACGACATTGGTTATAACTTTCTCATTGACGGGTACGGCAACGTGTACGTGGGTCGCGGATGGGACAATAA GGGCGCACACACGGCCTGTTGTAACTCCATCGCTATTGGCATCAACTTCATCGGGTACTTCGTAGACGACCTGCCGACTAGTGCAGCTCTTGAGGCCGGGAAAAACCTGATCGCCTGCGGAGTGGCAATGGGGAAGATCAGGAGCGGATACGACCTGAACTGTCACTCCGATCTCGGGGCCGCAAATGGGGACACGGAATGTCCTGGTGCAGCTCTGTGTGGCTATGCTAAGGGACACTTCCCTGGCCTGTAG
- the LOC118425497 gene encoding membrane-associated tyrosine- and threonine-specific cdc2-inhibitory kinase-like isoform X2, which translates to MANPGTPRPVPHFFSEEGPFSQKKYRLANGNTPRDSQPPRPPAKSVPPVSRVFINSKLAFQRPQSVSFRGPDSLISSPHYDAGSKELFFDQCFGIVDKLGEGSFGEVFKVRSKEDGKLYAVKRSRERFRGEYDRKRKIGEAYRLEKLRRHPNCVQFYKAWEERQHLYIQTELCQCSLEQYLEQQHDIPEETVWNFLVDLLSGLKHLHDHRLIHLDIKPDNIFVSNDGVCKIGDFGLVVEVDKEDVCDAQEGDPKYIAPELLEGHFGPHADVFSLGVTILEAACDLELPRNGVGWQQLRQGMIPAAFTAGLSHELRNIIQLMMHPDYIQRPSVADILARPEVRRVLWRRRRQRAVRFVQGAVLSMYGFMSTLFHTMYLTILLPVKAIKGQPQERQQRCRHPSDWDYSYSEDDAFESEGHSKDSAESGVANLSLSTDEEFERPRFITCPSPMPRSSSPLHGNHTQAHLSPNLSLVTSHPYTPTSHSDSSGSSFLGDGAVMVRPGIGPKNLMNIFDDAACSDDDD; encoded by the exons ATGGCTAACCCAGGAACACCGCGACCCGTGCCGCACTTTTTCTCCGAGGAGGGCCCGTTCTCCCAGAAGAAGTACCGGCTTGCGAACGGCAACACTCCTCGGGACTCCCAACCTCCGCGCCCGCCGGCCAAGAGCGTTCCCCCGGTCAGTCGGGTTTTTATCAACAGTAAGTTAGCTTTCCAAAGACCCCAGAGTGTGTCGTTTAGGGGTCCCGATAGCTTGATTTCAAGCCCCCACTACGACGCAGGCAGTAAGGAACTTTTCTTCGACCAGTGTTTTGGAATTGTGGACAAACTTGGGGAGGGGTCCTTTGGCGAAGTATTCAAAGTTAGGAGCAAGGAAGATGGGAAACTTTACGCTGTGAAGCGATCCAGGGAAAGATTCCGAGGAGAATACGACCGCAAGAGAAAGATAGGAGAAGCTTACAGACTGGAGAAGCTGCGAAGGCATCCAAACTGTGTGCAGTTCTACAAGGCTTGGGAGGAAAGACAACATCTCTACATCCAGACAGAGCTATGCCAATGCAGCTTAGAACAGTATTTAGAACAGCAACATGATATACCCGAAGAAACTGTCTGGAATTTCCTGGTGGATTTACTGTCCGGACTGAAACACCTGCACGATCATAGGCTGATTCACCTGGATATCAAACCGGACAACATCTTTGTGTCCAATGATGGCGTGTGTAAGATTGGAGACTTTGGACTTGTTGTGGAGGTGGATAAGGAAGATGTTTGTGATGCTCAGGAAGGTGACCCCAAGTACATCGCACCTGAGCTGTTGGAGGGACATTTTGGACCACATGCTGATGTCTTCAG CCTTGGAGTGACTATTCTGGAAGCGGCCTGTGACCTGGAGTTACCCCGGAATGGTGTGGGATGGCAGCAACTCAGACAGGGTATGATCCCAGCAGCCTTCACTGCAGGACTGTCCCACGAGCTCAGGAACATCATCCAGCTCATGATGCACCCTGACTACATCCAGAGACCTTCA GTTGCAGACATCCTGGCCAGGCCGGAGGTCCGTAGAGTGTTGTGGAGAAGGAGACGTCAGCGGGCTGTGCGGTTTGTCCAGGGCGCTGTGTTATCCATGTACGGTTTCATGTCCACCCTGTTCCACACCATGTACCTCACCATCCTGCTACCTGTGAAGGCTATCAAGGGGCAGCCACAGGAGAGGCAAC AAAGGTGTCGTCATCCCTCAGACTGGGACTACAGTTACTCTGAAGACGATGCGTTTGAGAGTGAAGGGCACAGCAAAGACTCTGCTGAATCTGGTGTGGCCAACCTCAGCCTGTCTACTGATGAGGAGTTTGAACGACCCAGATTCATCACCTGTCCCAG CCCGATGCCGAGGAGCTCCTCCCCTCTCCATGGCAACCACACCCAGGCCCACCTGAGCCCGAACCTCAGCCTGGTGACCAGTCACCCCTACACCCCCACCAGCCACTCCGACAGCAGCGGTAGCAGCTTCCTGGGGGACGGGGCTGTCATGGTCCGCCCAGGGATAGGGCCCAAGAACCTGATGAACATATTCGATGACGCTGCCTgttcagatgatgatgattga
- the LOC118425496 gene encoding uncharacterized protein LOC118425496 (The sequence of the model RefSeq protein was modified relative to this genomic sequence to represent the inferred CDS: added 174 bases not found in genome assembly) has product MASRRPTAAGNVSQAGSKTTEGSPQPPQSFGGRRSVPGQKASQPPTRPGGTVRSSSVATGRTRRTRKESAVYRPLTTSQSRRRPTQPGASRATALSMQTITERSDTDSMIGSPVVERLRYVIPEDDPQLQRRMGIIQRYLHEKKLTVDMKELCGMLLSMPDLPYNPYPGFVRRLRRNSEKFHMFREDNDEKITQLLENPTYATSLGYVSGVKGYNNVWGLSTILRCVDPGALRQYEWLLDDLTPKESSIHKEEGYTCQVLMALVGQSVFTSTFYPHPDIVTVRVSYVSVGPDAEQGISMFVDSVVNDVNNMDNQNTHVYFGVSVPTKDEELPGLWENVFWDQEMVLNNQADFWNAISEATVNNKMATFEGVFRVDPFSDTFRRGQKQYELHFIEVSEKDKTERLVSFAEFPLGTLHEGVFLQKSHAEAYLNIFMPRHEVMDKDQPPPSMQPRYKSDLSKNDQAEGKADSKGGKKKDKKKTKEEEKRDGEKGEEEGFVGSSGKYGPDSWQVKSPIREHIQRKIASMHPEAEVFDVAYHAILLILMDRNAYQATALIQIYRLLRSTAARLSSIMEHNNVIRSLVAKYEGVLQSHFVQGEFKKYRDALLGLLDSSLLERSSDLNSAYIDIKQRFTRVIGSDDAVDPHSIPLNKKTLSILRSINQYCSCIQLQLIEDCLIHAPILDEIIQMMYLTFPEEMPRPQTRQMERRQDKKKKKGAAPLVSEVFTHGAEDTDLLKHDKLAVDVEMSIERASVPKVIAVEAVLMQYMVDTKLDETWHDFLVELLCGAYLPPNPYPRFVTAMRQSSLKMELWTENPEKLVQKLVHRSERMIDPDNYIYHIPGTEAYGHVSALMILDIGHFRLVSNLADMLVNQEAPKRRGSFKIFQALAIAGASGLYGRMAPYLLKLELHEHTYIKGPKGCSGEALQAYLSIVYDHLIDLYRTGTILVYGVFLGDSGERWSIHAVIQRKNAFMAELERTLQCQEPAFVKVFVVQEKGWRYVPVEKHFLLHYVEDDEDQVQRFFPYNTASLYQNIFLVREKARFHFVYGGPEDNQDPFTGPNLRAACMHVDHLIKYYLERNDLLSVYRWLTSRALMHQHMSYLPDCWRMQHSPAATVEYLNTLNMNMQELVLYELERTGRMLGEHDILVGNQLIKLTQPEDDESPLNTILLGKMANAYRQKVSILLKSAAAMAPRSLEEMVQSKLQIITERDPITKELFLLIDGETLKRLQDVRDMMQHIQDSVVNDVHNCCREAQQAIKVIAMETQARTSRQRVTLESGRSTDGQSDSRLRIAPGWSENDRVTDDRW; this is encoded by the exons ATGGCATCGCGGAGACCGACTGCGGCTGGAAATGTGTCTCAGGCAGGCAGCAAGACAACAGAGGGTTCGCCACAACCTCCACAAA GTTTTGGAGGTAGGAGATCAGTACCTGGACAGAAAGCTTCTCAACCTCCTACCAGACCAGGTGGTACAGTCCGATCCAGCAGTGTTGCTACTGGTCGCACCAGAAGGACCAGGAAG GAGTCAGCTGTGTATCGTCCGCTTACAACATCACAGTCCCGCCGGCGGCCCACACAACCTGGAGCTTCCCGAGCGACAGCGCTCTCTATGCAAACCATCACTGAACGATCTGATACTGATTCTATG ATTGGTAGCCCAGTAGTAGAGCGTCTACGTTACGTCATACCCGAGGATGACCCGCAGCTCCAGAGAAGGATGGGGATCATACAGAGGTACCTGCACGAGAAGAAGCTGACAGTAGACATGAAGGAGCTTTGTGGGATGTTACTGAGCATGCCCGACCTGCCGTATAACCCCTACCCAGGCTTTGTACGGAGGCTGCGGAGAAACTCGGAAAA ATTCCACATGTTCAGAGAGGACAATGATGAAAAGATTACCCAGCTCTTAG AGAACCCTACATATGCAACATCTCTGGGCTACGTGAGTGGTGTGAAGGGTTACAACAATGTTTGGGGCCTGTCCACAATCCTACGCTGTGTAGACCCGGGGGCACTCCGTCAGTACGAATGGCTTCTGGACGACCTGACTCCGAAAGAGTCGTCCATACACAAGGAGGAAGGTTACACT TGCCAGGTTCTAATGGCCCTGGTTGGACAGAGTGTGTTCACCAGTACATTCTACCCACATCCCGACATTGTAACTGTCAGGGTCTCCTATGTGTCGGTAGGACCAGATGCTGAACAG GGAATTTCCATGTTTGTTGACAGTGTTGTGAATGATGTCAACAACATGGACAATCAGAACACTCATGTTTACTTTG GTGTCAGTGTTCCCACTAAGGATGAGGAGTTGCCAGGCCTGTGGGAAAATGTCTTCTGGGACCAAGAGATGGTCTTGAATAATCAG GCTGATTTCTGGAATGCTATATCTGAAGCAACAGTCAACAATAAGATGGCTACATTTGAG GGTGTGTTCCGAGTTGATCCTTTCTCTGACACATTCCGGAGGGGCCAGAAGCAGTATGAACTCCACTTCATCGAAGTCTCAGAAAAGGACAAGACAGAAAG ATTGGTGAGTtttgcagagttcccccttgGTACCCTCCATGAAGGTGTGTTCCTGCAGAAGTCTCATGCTGAAGCTTACCTGAACATCTTCATGCCGCGGCACGAGGTCATGGACAAGGACCAACCACCACCCTCCATGCAACCACGCTACAAGTCAGACCTCTCAAAAAATGACCAAG CCGAAGGCAAAGCTGACTCTAAAGGTGGTAAGaagaaggacaagaagaagaccAAGGAGGAAGAAAAGAGGGATGGAGAGAAGGGGGAGGAGGAGGGGTTTGTTGGGTCATCAGGGAAGTATGGACCTGACTCCTGGCAGGTGAAATCTCCCATCAG GGAGCATATACAAAGGAAGATAGCCAGTATGCACCCTGAGGCAGAAGTCTTTGATGTGGCCTACCATGCAATCCTTCTCATCCTCATGGACAG GAATGCCTACCAGGCAACTGCGCTGATCCAAATCTACAGGCTGCTGCGTAGCACGGCAGCGAGGCTTAGTTCCATCATGGAACACAACAACGTGATACGCAGCCTGGTGGCCAAGTATGAAGGG GTTTTACAGTCCCATTTTGTTCAAGGGGAGTTCAAGAAGTACAGAGATGCACTCTTGGGTCTTCTGGATAGCAGCCT ACTAGAGAGGTCCTCTGATCTGAATTCCGCTTACATCGACATCAAGCAGAGATTTACCAGAGTAATAGGGTCAGATGATGCTGTAGACCCACACAGTATCCCTCTCAACAAGAAG ACGCTGTCCATCCTGCGCAGCATCAACCAGTACTGCTCCTGCATCCAGCTGCAGCTGATCGAAGACTGCCTGATACACGCCCCCATCCTGGAC GAGATAATCCAGATGATGTACTTGACCTTCCCTGAGGAGATGCCACGCCCACAGACCAGACAGATGGAGAGG TACATGGTGGACACAAAGCTGGATGAGACCTGGCATGACTTTCTGGTGGAACTGTTGTGTGGAGCCTACCTTCCACCAAACCCTTACCCACGCTTTGTCACTGCCATGAGACAGTCTTCTCTCAA GATGGAGCTATGGACAGAAAATCCGGAAAAGTTGGTGCAGAAACTTGTCCACAGGTCGGAAAGAATGATTGACCCTGACAACTACATCTACCACATCCCGGGAACCGAGGCGTACGGACATGTCAGCGCCCTGATGATCCTAGACATCGGGCACTTCCGCCTGGTGTCCAACCTCGCTGACATGCTTGTTAACCAGGAGGCACCAAAGAGGAGGGGGAGTTTCAAG ATATTTCAGGCCTTGGCTATCGCAGGAGCTAGTGGTCTGTATGGAAGAATGGCCCCCTACCTGTTGAAGTTGGAGCTGCATGAACACACTTACATCAAGGGGCCCAAGGGCTGTAGTGGGGAGGCCTTGCAGGCCTACCTTTCCATTG TATATGACCACCTGATAGACCTGTACAGGACGGGAACAATCCTGGTGTATGGTGTATTTTTGGGTGACAGTGGAGAGAGATGGTCCATCCATGCTGTCATACAGAGGAAGAACGCGTTCATGGCAGAGCTGGAGAGGACACTACAGTGCCAGGAACCTGCTTTTGTCAAG GTGTTTGTTGTGCAGGAGAAGGGATGGAGATATGTGCCTGTAGAGAAGCACTTCCTACTGCACTATGTGGAGGATGATGAAGACCA GGTTCAAAGATTCTTTCCCTACAACACAGCATCCCTGTACCAGAACATTTTCCTGGTCAGAGAAAAG GCAAGATTCCACTTTGTGTATGGAGGTCCTGAAGACAATCAGGACCCTTTTACAGGGCCAAACCTTCGAGCAGCATGCATGCATGTAGACCACCTCATAAA GTATTACCTGGAGAGGAATGACCTGCTGTCTGTGTACAGGTGGTTGACCTCAAGGGCTCTCATGCACCAG CACATGTCGTACCTGCCTGACTGTTGGAGGATGCAGCACAGCCCGGCAGCCACAGTGGAGTACCTGAACACCCTGAACATGAACATGCAGGAGCTGGTGCTGTATGAGCTGGAGCGGACCGGCCGGATGCTGGGGGAACACGACATCCTGGTCGGCAATCAACTCATCAAACTCACCCAGCCGGAGGACGATGAG AGTCCTCTCAACACAATCCTGTTGGGGAAGATGGCGAATGCATATCGGCAGAAGGTGAGCATTTTACTGAAGAGTGCAGCAGCCATGGCACCCCGTTCGTTGGAAGAGATGGTACAGTCCAAACTACAGATCATCACAGAGAGGGACCCCATCACTAAGGAGCTGTTTCTGCTGATAGATGGGGAG ACCCTGAAGCGTCTGCAGGACGTGCGGGACATGATGCAGCACATCCAGGACTCGGTAGTCAACGACGTGCACAACTGCTGCAGGGAGGCACAGCAGGCCATCAAGGTCATCGCCATGGAGACGCAAGCCAGAACAAGCCGGCAGCGTGTTACACTGGAGTCGGGCAGGAGCACAGATGGACAGTCAGACTCCAGACTTAGGATTGCCCCAGGGTGGTCAGAAAATGACAGGGTGACCGATGACAGATGGTGA
- the LOC118425498 gene encoding mitochondrial ubiquitin ligase activator of nfkb 1-A-like: protein MEHLSTLWSAVDKPDLVWLGVGTACTSLFAYLWGRGRRTRDTIKHAMFIDANIHDVVAGTPNQTIPYAVIEGLVEPVGKPLQSQLGVEGVIQELLMEEHRRVWNKVSRIWYDTSRTIRRVTNRIPFSLACKGGKVRVLEPTQAAMLSLDVIYDKFEPEDSTMGKRVVDWMSGEAIKGYQETEKMLKVGTQLFGYGELSLEEGQVVLRNPSNNASYFITNLSPSELAKQYQTKVTMLKAFTILFGVGTLIALCAFAAKWYRRYRENQEFFAQTEQVRAARRRPDGEPPEELDEEHACVVCQANAREVIILDCGHICCCADCADMLQPRKCPICRRHIARILPVYNP, encoded by the exons ATGGAACACCTGAGCACACTGTGGAGTGCCGTGGACAAGCCCGACCTTGTGTGGTTAGGGGTGGGCACTGCCTGCACCTCCTTGTTTGCCTATCTATGGGGGAGGGGCAGGAGAACAAGGGACACCATAAAG CATGCCATGTTCATCGATGCCAACATCCATGACGTTGTGGCTGGCACACCCAACCAGACCATCCCGTATGCAGTGATAGAAGGTTTGGTGGAACCTGTGGGGAAGCCTCTGCAGAGCCAGCTGGGTGTGGAGGGGGTTATACAGGAGCTGCTGATGGAGGAACACAGGAGGGTGTGGAACAAAGTGTCCAGGATATG GTACGACACATCCAGGACTATAAGGAGGGTAACCAATCGTATTCCCTTCTCCCTCGCTTGCAAAGGGGGAAAGGTCAGGGTTCTGGAGCCCACCCAGGCAGCCATGTTGTCTCTGGATGTCATCTACGACAAGTTCGAACCTGAGGATTCCACCATGGGGAAGAGGGTAGTTGATTGGATGAGTGGCGAGGCTATTAAGGGGTACCAGGAGACAGAGAAGATGCTGAAGGTTGGCACGCAGCTGTTTGGTTACGGTGAGCTCTCTTTGGAAGAAGGGCAGGTCGTGCTGAGGAACCCAAGCAACAACGCCTCGTACTTCATCACCAATCTGTCGCCTTCAGAACTGGCTAAGCAGTACCAGACCAAGGTAACCATGCTGAAGGCCTTCACCATTCTGTTTGGGGTGGGGACGCTGATCGCCCTGTGTGCCTTTGCAGCCAAGTGGTACAGGAGATACAGAGAGAACCAGGAGTTCTTTGCACAGACGGAGCAGGTCAGGGCAGCACGGAGGCGCCCGGATGGCGAGCCGCCGGAGGAGTTAGACGAGGAGCACGCTTGTGTCGTGTGCCAAGCCAACGCACGCGAGGTCATCATCCTCGACTGCGGACACATCTGCTGCTGTGCTGACTGTGCAGACATGCTGCAGCCTAGAAAGTGCCCCATATGCCGGCGCCACATTGCACGGATTCTTCCTGTGTACAATCCGTag